The Prunus dulcis chromosome 3, ALMONDv2, whole genome shotgun sequence genome segment TGGTTGTTGAAGTAAGTTATagtttaagttttttttttttaaataccagattttgaatttgctgatattttaaattttcatatgTTTTGAAGTCCTCAAAacagggaaaaaagaaagcaaagaagCAGCGATTGgatgttgctgctgctgcaacaATTGTCGCAGCAAGGAATAGATCCTTGCGTATATCAGATAGAGGTTCTAATTCTCCATCTCGAGATGAACCCAATGAAGTACCAATAGTCAAGGAATGCAAGAAGACAACTCTAACAAAGAAGCACCAAAGAAGAAGACTTAGGGGTAAGGCAAAGTTGTTAAGTCTTACCAAAGGAAAAACGAAGGGGTCTCGTGTTGTTGTAGAGTTCAATCTGGCAGACCAACCATTTAGAGATAATGCAGCAAGATTTTCTTCATTCCTAGGGATCACAGCAAGAGAACTAGTGCCAATAACATTGAAGAGTTGGAAAGATATGTCAGacaattttataaatcaaatatGGGAACATATCACGGTCTTGTATAGCAGAGCCTTCACACAtccatattatattttatttctcattTCCATCTAAAGTAATAtgtatgttttttatttttttatttttgtagcAAAAGTTCAGTCTTGATGATTGCCACAAGAAATATACTTTTTGAAAGTTACACAAACTTTGGAGGGATCATCGATCTAATTTAGTGAATATGGTGATGAAGTAAGCTCAAGTGGTTGGCCTACCACGCCCTACTTCTCTTCTCAAACCGGACAATGTAAAAACTATGGACGAATGGATCTCATTTCTTAAAGAACGAACTAGTCAAGAAACTAGAGTAAGTGtgtctttactttttcatCTTTATTGTGTCTTAATCTTTGCTGTTGGCTGCCATTGATGATGTTGTAGATATTGATTGAGTGATACATCTTATATTTGGATATTTACCTATGTTTGTTGGGTCAAATTGATTCATATTTTAGTGTTAATTTGTTATGCTCTCTCTTGGCATAGGGAAAGTGTCAAAAGTTCAAGGAAATGAGGGTTAACACAAACTTTAGTGCATAGAACGAGTCGTAAAAGCTTTGCCTGCATAGAGGATGAACTGGTAAAAATGATATTAGTTTGATCTCAATTTGTAGTGTGagtattgaatttttttttcctttttgcagCCACAGAAAAGTGAGACACCTGATGCAATTTCAAGGACTGATGTTTGGATCTATGGATacgaaaagagaaagaagaatgaGGATGATGACGTTGAGGATCCAGATTTAGTGGTGAAAACTGTTTGCTGCATATTTTTAGTGTTTATCCTGTGATTGatatttaagtttttatttttctggtggtcaattttcagaaagaagtgaaaaagtacaaaaaagaacaaggaCAACAAAAATGTTCTATTACAGATGATGCTGTAGTAAAAGTACTCGGTCCTGATCCACGAGGAAGAGTAAGAGGAATGGGGTTTGGGGCAACGGTTTCAAAGATTGAAGGTCAAGTTCGTGTTCGTGATCAATTTAATAGATTGGAAAATGAGATTATAGAATTGAAAAACCAAATGACAGATCTTCTTACTCGAATAGTAAAGGGGAGATTAATATTGTAACTCCTATTCATATAACAAATATTCTTACTCGAATACCAAATGTTTGAGTTATAAATTTGTTATTCAATTAATGTCTTCCTTAATGTTATAGGAGAAGGAAAACTAAGTGTCCAATATTCTGCTAATGAGAGTGTACAAAGCAAACAAAAGGTAAATAATAATGTTCAAAATTCTGCTAATGAGATGGCACAAAgcaaacaaaaggaaaatccAGCTGAGAATGCAAAGTGTAAACTGTTAAATTGGATTGGGACAAGTGAAGTTGTTGGAATTAGGGAAATTGCATCAACTGATCCCAATTCATTAGTCCATCATGTGCCTCTTGGTCACGAGTGCTGGAAAGTTTGGGTGAATGATGTAATGGATGATAATATGGCCTTGTTTCGACCAGCATGTGAGTTCTTTCTTCTTCGTGAAGCATTAGGAACTACGATTGCATGGCCTATCAAGTACATCAAATTGTGTTAGCGTTGCATCTTTGAGgtaaattcttttttcttcttttacatGTAGATGGTATAGTTCTCATTGTACAATAATCAAGTCATGACTGTGCATAATCAATGTTAAAAGAGCATAATATATCATTGTATTATATCATTTTATATATACGTCTAGTGCATAATCAAGTCAtgaaattttcatgttttctactCATTGGGATCCACCTTTGTtgtgattttaaaaaagaaatgacttttctatttatatatttgatattCTGCAGGTTTTTCTCAAAGGGTCAAAGAATGCTCATGAATATTGTCTACTGCTAAAGGACATTATTTTAGCATAGGTTCATGTTAGAGACTTATTTTTGTTGCTAACGTCACTAGTGAATGAATTCGAGGCTATGAAAATGTTTGGGAATGTTTGGCAGCACTCTTATGTGTTTCTTATGTACTCTTAAGAGTTCGTATTTTGAATTGATTATGATGGTGATTTCaatgattagtttttttttatatatcttatatatttatctGAACTGAAATGTGTTTCTTTGTTAAACCCAAATGCCAGGGTTAATAATGAAGAAATGTACATTACTACGTTTTACTTTTTGCGTGACGAcattttgcacgacgaacaAGAATTCGTCGCCCAAAATGCACTACAGCaatgaaaaatattattcgtcgcgcaaccAACCGAAAAATGGTGCGACCAAAATTTACGTCGAGCAAAAAGTCTTAGCGCAGCAGAAaacttattcgtcgcgcaaagtgaggaagaaaaacgggggtttttttattttggagcCAAATACTTACGCGACGACAAAAATCGTCGCGCAAGAAAACCTAGCGTGACGGTTGGACatttcgtcgcgtaaaggtGGACAGAAAATAGTGGGTTTTGTTATTTGGCTGCAAAACCTTGTGTGACGACATTTGTCGTCACGAAAGACAACTTAGAGCGACGACAAGATTtatcgtcgcgtaagaaaaatatgggatattttttttggcgccaaaatacTGGAGTGGGGATATTTTTTTGGCACCAAAACCTTGCGCGATAGAAATAGAGTATGTCGTGTAAAGTTTGATGTCGGTACGTTCTTGCGCAACGGAAGATTGCTTTTGTGCAAGGACATATAGAATTTGCGCAATGAATGTTTGTGCGACGAATCAACCCTTGTGTCTCGCAAAAGTGTGATGTCGACACGtgcttgcgcgacgaaaaatttattttgtgcgacgaaaattcgttttgcacgacgaaaaattttgtttttccgaCAGCAGTTTGCGCCACGAAATCAtgtgttcgtcgcgcaaagtctttcttcttcatatctgaattttgccattgcagaggtagaatgaaaaaaaagaaaaaaaaaaagccaaagtcTCTCTTCGCACCTCTCTACCGCTGCCTCTGCTGGGAATTCAATACGTTCATTAAataagtattttttgtcgttagtttaaaagtattaatgtaaattcgtactaacaCTATTAATTTCGTTCTCATTACGGATATATGTAATTAGcaattggtggagaacgattgagaatgtattttattcgttttatgtattaaaaatgttaaattaattacattatgttaaacttagtttgttatgtttatatattttttttttttgtgaagttatatttatattacgttgttaaattgtgtgtgacatagcacaatgtgttgtgatgtacgaagttaacaTGACtacggtccaattaattcttgaattgtcccattatttggacagtttggaaTGAATAGTTATATCACGTAATGTACAGCTaccggattaggtttcgattgtggagatttcggtatTATCTctgtacgttcttcgggtggtacataggtatttatacctacaGTACACCTCAAGAACTatatcgagatgctgccgaaattcatCCTCGTCGA includes the following:
- the LOC117623100 gene encoding uncharacterized protein LOC117623100, with the protein product MDEWISFLKERTSQETRPQKSETPDAISRTDVWIYGYEKRKKNEDDDVEDPDLVKEVKKYKKEQGQQKCSITDDAVVKVLGPDPRGRVRGMGFGATVSKIEGQVRVRDQFNRLENEIIELKNQMTDLLTRIVKGRLILRRKTKCPIFC